In the Caballeronia sp. M1242 genome, CCTCAGCGTGCTTCCTTGATGAAGAGCGCGGTCACCGCGCCGACCACGCACAGCGCGCCGACGTAGAGCGCGGGCGCGGCCGGGCTCGATTTCATCATCAGCGAAACGACGATCGGCGTGAGTCCGCCGAACACCGCATACGCGACGTTGTACGAGAACGAGATGCCCGAAAAGCGCACGGCGGGCGGGAACGACTTGACCATCACGAACGGAATGGCGCCGATCACGCCGACCGTGAAGCCCGTGAGCGCGTACCACGGCAGCAGCGTCGAGGCATCGACCGCGACTTGCTGGAACAGCGCGTAGTACGAGCCCGCCAGCAGGAACGCGCCGACGAAAAGCGTCTTGCCCGCGCCGATGCGGCCGGCAATCGCGCCCGCGAGCACGCAGCCGACCGTGAGACACAGCGTCGCGGCGCAGTTCGCGATCAGCACCGTGGCCGGCGCAATGTGGAACTGCTTCTGGAGCAGCGTGGGCGTCATCAGGATCACGACGACGATGGCGGCCGAGAGCATCCACGTCAGCAGCATCGACACGATGACGGCGCGGCCGTGGTCGCGCAAAACGGCCTTCAGCGGAAGTTCAGCCGCCAGCGACTTGCGCTTCTGGAGTTCGGCGAACACCGGCGTTTCATGCAGCCAGCGGCGCAGATAGACCGAGCAGAGCCCGAACAACCCGCCGAGCAGGAACGGCAGACGCCACGCGAAGCTCGCGACATCGGCAGGAGAAAACGTCTTGTTGATGGCCGTCGCGATCAGCGAGCCGAGCAGAATCCCCGCGGTCAGGCCGGCCGTGAGCGTGCCGCACGCATAGCCGATATGACGGGTCGGCACGTGTTCCGAGACGAATACCCACGCGCCCGGCACTTCGCCGCCGACCGCCGCGCCCTGCATCACGCGAAAAACCAGCAGCAGAACGGGCGCCATCAGCCCGAGGGACGCGTATGTGGGCAAGAGGCCCATCAGGAGCGTCGGGACCGACATCAGCAGGACGGAAAGCGTGAACATGCGCTTGCGTCCGAGCAGATCGCCGAAATGCGCCATCACGATACCGCCGAGCGGCCGCGCCAGATACCCGGCGGCAAAGATGCCGAAAGTCTGCAATTGGCGCAGCCAATCAGGAATGGACGCCGGGAAAAACAGCTGGCCGATGACCGGCGCGAAAAACACGAAGATGATGAAGTCGTAGAACTCGAGCGCGCCGCCGAGCGCGGCGAGCGCGAGCGTCTTGTAATCGCCGCGCGTAAGGGCGCGGCCGGCGGCGTGCGACGCGCCGTCGAAAGGTGTTGCCTGCATCGAATGAGAACCCGTAATGAGAAAAGCCACGCGTGCGGTCGAGCGACGCATGGGACGAGGCGATGCCCTGCGGGATGTCGGACGCGCCGGGTGAGCGCGAAACGGGAACGACTTGGGGCACGGTCTGAAACCGCGCCCGTCACCGCGCTGCGCATGCCGGCGGACAGCCGTGTCGCAGCTTGCACTTGCGCCGTCTCGGTAAGGCGGCGGAAGCGGGGACTTTCGGCTCGATGTAAGCCGAAGGCGGCATGTTACAGGATGTAAGTCGCCACTACACAAAAAATCACGTTTGAGTGTCGCGCGTTCGCGCCATGGGCGGCGCGCGGCGTTACATGCGTTGACATTTCGGACGAGTCCGATGGGCAAGGGTGGTCGCGCTGACCAGAATGCGTGCCTGTATTTGCCGTCTCTTTTTGTAACGAGACGCCCGGGGAAATGCCGCGAGAAGCGGCATCGGCCCATGTCCTCAGACTCATCAGGCTTGACTCTATGCGCGTCGCCGTTTTGCAAACCGACCCAAGTTACCGAAATCTCATCGCCGAAGTCGTCAAACGACTCGGTCACACTGTCGTCACCTTCGGCGACGGCCTGCTGCTTTCCAAGGCGCTGTCGCGTTCGACCGTCGATCTGCTGATCCTCGACTGGAACTCGACGGGGCTCTGCGGTCTCGATCTGCTGAAATCCGTGCGCTCGAGCTTCGGCGAGCGCGTTCCCGTGATGTTCGCTACTGCCGACGGCGCCGAGCACAACGTCGTCTGCGCGCTGACGGCGGGCGCGGACGACTTCGTGGTGTATCCCATCCGTCCGGGCGAATTTGGCGCGCGCGTCGAAGCGTTGCTGCGCCGCGCGTACCCGACGACGTCCAGCGCGTGCCTGGAGATCGGGCCGTATCGCTTCGATTCGCGTCAGCAGACCGTCACCGTGCGGGGCCGCCCGGTGCAATTGAGCGGCACGCAGTTCCGGCTGGCGCAGCTTTTCTTCTCGAATATCGGCCGCGTGTTGTCGCGCGATCACATTTTCGCGATGGTGTGGGGCCGGGAATTCCGCGAAACCACGCGCACCATCGATAGCCACGTGTCGCGCCTGCGTCTCGCGCTGGAAATCGAGCCGGTGAACCACTTTCGCCTGCAGCCGGTGTACAAGAGCGGCTATCGGCTGCTTCATCTGTACGACGACGGTGAAGACGCGGGCGACGATCGCGTGGAAACGGAGCATGCGCGAATCGCTGCTTGAGGCGATTGAACGAAGCTGAACGAGGATGCCGTCGCGAGACGGCATTTTCGTTTTTGGGAGCCGGGTGCAGCGCTTTGGCTTGCGACGCTCGTCGCACGCGAGCGGCAAGCGCGGCGGGGGCTTGCCCTCTCTGGCCGCGCGATGGATTCCGCAAATTATCAGCGTGGGAATTCGCCGGGCTGGCGGCCGCCGTGCGTCGGTCGCAGTGAGCTAGGCGCGGCATCGGCGGCGCGATTTCGGCCAGCATTAGCAACATCGCCGCGAGGAAAGAAGCGCCCGCATAGCTCGCGCTTTCCCAGCTCGCGCGGCGTCGGACTTGCGCAGACGCGACGCCTCCTGCGCAGCGGCAAGCTCTTTCTCAACGGCGGGCGGGCCGAAGTGTCCCATGCCGCCGCGCTGCGCCTCTCAGTCGCTTAACGCGAGACTTCGGGGACCATATGTGAGCCGGTGATTTCTCAGCCATTCGCGACTGCCCTAATGCGCGGGATTAGATAACCAAGCCGGGTGAATCGAATGCAGCCGTCCACTTGTTCAGACGTTGCATAGCAACCCAGTTCAGACACTGTCTCACGCGCAAATTACCGCCATGACCGTGAGCACAATAATCGCAATACCGAGAAGCCACGCGGCGACGGGATTCGTGCCTCCACGACGGACTAACTCAGCGTCGCGTATTTCGGCCGGTAAGGGAGAATCGCTTACCTTCTTGAGAATCTTTTCGGCGTGCGCCAAGTAAATGGAATTGCCGCACAACCCCATTGCCACCGGCAATGCGTAGGAAAGCGCATGATTGATGCCCTCACTCAGCGAAGACGTCGCTACGGTACAAACCAGAGCGATTGCAATGTAGGCGGCGGCTTGCCAAGCGCATTTTCCTGTACACGAGCCAGACCGGCCCTAAGAGAAACGCGGCGCCGTTCCACGTTCGCTTCGACATGCGCGTGTTTTGAATCACCCATTTGCGACTGTAATACTCAATGTTCTTTCCGACGAACAGTGCCATGTCGCGATCAAGTTGGAATGATGCGGAGTGTGCGTCAGTTTGCGGTGCGGCTTGTTCGTTGATTTGATTCATCGGCGATTTTTAATTGTATTAATCAAAGCGAGCAGCTTCGCACGATCAGCGTAGCGCGTCCATGTGTTCGCCTCCGTTTGATCGAATGTTTTGATTCGTTAGGCAGGCTAAACGACGATGAAAATCGACTTTCGGAGCTCCGCCATTTGATGCCCTGCGCCCGTCGATTAATGCAAAAGTGAAGCGAGCAGGTGTGCAAGCGTCTCAAGCATTGTCGTCGGCACCGCATCGTTAAGGGAATTGCGGCGCACGTCAGACGCGCGGGACAGGGCTGCGACATCGATCAGGAAGAAGGGGCTCATGATTCGTTACCTCGGTTGCGTTTCGGACAGGTCTAATTTTGAGATGGGGTGCTTTCCCTTGCCATCGGATGTATCTCAAAATTGCGCCGGCGTTGCGCTACGGAGGAAACGCGCCCAGGTAGAACCGGTTATTTTTGGTCTGGCGAGCATTGGCCGCGGAGCAGCGCCCATTCCTCGCACGACTTGCCGCCTGGGAAGCGGCACATGCCGATCTGGCCGTCGCCGCTCTCGACGATTTGCAGCGTCCCGCCTTGGCGGATGCAGTTCGTGGAAGCCGGGTTGGGAAGTCCTGTGTGCGAATCGGGCCGCGAGGCGGGCTGGTCTGCAACCACGTCAGTGGCGGAAGGGACGGGCGACCTGCACGCTGCCAATAAAGTAGCAACGGCAAATGAGGTGGCGAGCTTGAACACGAACGAGCGACATCAATCGGAAACCTGAGCGCCGCGACTATATCAAGCGCTTTCCGCGCCGTCGAATTCTCGCGCCGTGGGTTCCAGTTGAGCGGCGCGCGGCCGGCGCGGCCCGCCCACGCTCATCCCGTCTGCTCGACCGGCGTCACATCGACATCGATCATCTGCGTCCCGCGCAGCACCGCGACCTTCACCGCGCGCTCGATACGCGAAGCATCCAGCGCGCGCTGCAAGCCGTCGACGCTATCGACGTTCACGCCATCCACCGCGACGATACGGTCGCCCGTGCGCAGCCCGCCCAGCGCGGCCGGGCTGCCTTTGACGACTTCCATGACGTGCACCGCGCTCGCCGACGTCAGCCCGAAGAAGCGTTGCACGCGCCGCGACACCGGCGCCGTCGTTCCCGCCACGCCGATATACGCGCGCCGCACGCGTCCGTACGCGAAGATCTGCATGATGACCCACTTGGCCGTATCGATGGCAGTCGCGAACGAAATGGCTTGCGCGCCCGAAATGATGGCCGTGTTCACGCCGATCACCTGTCCCGCCGAATTGATGAGCGGACCGCCCGAGTTGCCGGGATTGAGCGCGGCATCGGTCTGGATCACGTCGTAGATCATGCGGCCGGAGGTCGAGCGCAGCGACCGTCCGAGCGCCGAGACGACGCCTGTCGTCACCGTCTGAGC is a window encoding:
- a CDS encoding MFS transporter translates to MQATPFDGASHAAGRALTRGDYKTLALAALGGALEFYDFIIFVFFAPVIGQLFFPASIPDWLRQLQTFGIFAAGYLARPLGGIVMAHFGDLLGRKRMFTLSVLLMSVPTLLMGLLPTYASLGLMAPVLLLVFRVMQGAAVGGEVPGAWVFVSEHVPTRHIGYACGTLTAGLTAGILLGSLIATAINKTFSPADVASFAWRLPFLLGGLFGLCSVYLRRWLHETPVFAELQKRKSLAAELPLKAVLRDHGRAVIVSMLLTWMLSAAIVVVILMTPTLLQKQFHIAPATVLIANCAATLCLTVGCVLAGAIAGRIGAGKTLFVGAFLLAGSYYALFQQVAVDASTLLPWYALTGFTVGVIGAIPFVMVKSFPPAVRFSGISFSYNVAYAVFGGLTPIVVSLMMKSSPAAPALYVGALCVVGAVTALFIKEAR
- a CDS encoding response regulator transcription factor, coding for MRVAVLQTDPSYRNLIAEVVKRLGHTVVTFGDGLLLSKALSRSTVDLLILDWNSTGLCGLDLLKSVRSSFGERVPVMFATADGAEHNVVCALTAGADDFVVYPIRPGEFGARVEALLRRAYPTTSSACLEIGPYRFDSRQQTVTVRGRPVQLSGTQFRLAQLFFSNIGRVLSRDHIFAMVWGREFRETTRTIDSHVSRLRLALEIEPVNHFRLQPVYKSGYRLLHLYDDGEDAGDDRVETEHARIAA
- a CDS encoding DUF2628 domain-containing protein — encoded protein: MNQINEQAAPQTDAHSASFQLDRDMALFVGKNIEYYSRKWVIQNTRMSKRTWNGAAFLLGPVWLVYRKMRLASRRLHCNRSGLYRSDVFAE
- a CDS encoding DUF333 domain-containing protein, producing the protein MFKLATSFAVATLLAACRSPVPSATDVVADQPASRPDSHTGLPNPASTNCIRQGGTLQIVESGDGQIGMCRFPGGKSCEEWALLRGQCSPDQK
- a CDS encoding S1C family serine protease, coding for MGSRPQFIDDLARGSQDAPQSQPQPLDDTALLDAYSRTVIGALERVQQAVVFISVERELADARGARRQAGGTGSGFIFTPDGYLLTNSHVVHGATRITVTLADGAHFYADLVGDDPGSDLAVLRIGSPEPLPHVELGESGNLRVGQIAIAVGNPLGLAQTVTTGVVSALGRSLRSTSGRMIYDVIQTDAALNPGNSGGPLINSAGQVIGVNTAIISGAQAISFATAIDTAKWVIMQIFAYGRVRRAYIGVAGTTAPVSRRVQRFFGLTSASAVHVMEVVKGSPAALGGLRTGDRIVAVDGVNVDSVDGLQRALDASRIERAVKVAVLRGTQMIDVDVTPVEQTG